CCTCTGGGATGACAAGCGCGGACTTGGACCGTGGAAAAAGTTCGGGGTCCAGATTCTGGCGGGGGCGATTGCCTATTTCGGGGGTGTACAGATCCAAGGCGTCAGCGTCCCCGGGGTGGGGACTTTTCATTTAGGCTGGGTCGCTCTGCCGGTGACGGTCTTTTGGATACTGCTCGTGATGAACGCTATCAATTTGATCGACGGGCTTGACGGGTTGGCGGCGGGGGTGAGCTTCTTCGCCTGCATGGTACTGGTGGCGTTGAGCGTGATCGGACATCATCTGCTTGTGGCCGCTCTGATGGCGGCGCTGGCGGGTGCCATTCTGGGCTTTTTGCGTTACAACTTCAACCCGGCCAAAATTTTTATGGGCGACGGGGGCAGCTACTTTCTCGGGTATATGATCGCCACCTCCAGCATCATCGGTTCGATCAAAGGCCAGGCCGCCGTGACGCTGCTGATCCCGGTCATCGCTATGGGGGTTCCGCTGCTCGATACCATGTGGGCGACGGTCCGCCGTTTCCTGATGGGAAAGGCCATTTTTCAGGCCGACCGGGAGCACTTCCACCACCGGTTGCTGCGGCTCGGGTACTCGCACCGGAAGGCGGTTCTGCTCCTGTACGGGGCCTCGATCATGTTCGGGATCCTTGCCCTTGCGCTCGTCAACCTCCAGGACGAGCGGGCTGCATTGATCTTGGGCGCGATTGCCGTGGTGGTGATTCTGGGCATCCGGCGGCTTGGATATATGAACTACCTCAAAGGAAAGCGGCTGATGGCGTGGATTCGCGAACTCGGCGATGCAGCCGGACTTTCGCATGAGCGGAGGAGCTTCCTCTATGAACAGATCCAGATCAGCGAGGCAAGCGATCTCGAAGAACTGTGGCGCAGGACGGCCCATGCCCTGGGGATGCTCGAAATCGATCTTGCGGCCCTGTATCTGAACGGCAACAAGAACGGCAATAAGAAAGGAGGTGGAAAGAAGGAGGGCCGGCCGTTTGAAATGAGGGCCCCACAAGGTGCCGGATGCCTCATGTTCGGCCCTGGGAACATGGATCGCCGCTTGACCGCTGCGTTGCACGCCAGTGTCTGTAGCCGGATCGATCCGCCGGATTTCGTCTGGAGCCGGACTCCCCTCTCCGATATCCGGCAGCGCTACCAGCTGCGCCTCGAATTGGCGCTTATCGGCGAGGAGAGTGAAAATCTCGGCACGCTGGTGCTGCTGAAAAACGGCGGTTCCGGCGCGACCTCGCACTATACACTCAAGCGGGTCGAACATCTGCGCCGGAATGTGATCGGAACGCTCGAAAACATTTTGGGCAAGGAAGGCGTGAGGATGAACGGCAATGTTCCTCTCCTTGGGTATAAGGCCCGCTCAGAGCATGTGTGAAGCTGACTTTTCCAAGGCCGGCGGGACATTGACATGAGGCTTCGCATCGCTGCAGGCGTGTTCTTGGTGCTTCTTTTTCCCTTCTTTGCGGGAGCGGAGGTGTTCAAAGGTATGTATGGCGTCTCACCGCGGGCGGGGGAGGATTTGAACAGCTATGCATTGCAGCTGAAGGCTACTGGATTGAAGGCGGTTTTCGTCCCGCCGGACAAGGCCGTCGTTGCGGCCTTCAAGAAACGTGGATTCGAGGTGTATGTCAGCGTCAATGCATTTGGAGGCAGCGAGGCCTGGGAACGATACCCTGATTCAATGCCGGTCCAGGCAGACGGGCGGCTTATCGGGGCCTCGGAACAGGGAAAGGCCCCGGGAGGGGTTTGTCCAAGCCATCGAGGGTGGCGTCAGGATCGGCTGAAAGCGATCCAAGAAATCGTGGAGGGGTTCAGAGGAGAGGATGCGATCGATGGCATTTGGCTAGATTTTCTCCGATATCCGGGGGTTTGGGAGGCGGAAGACCCTCGAATACCGGATACCTGCTATTGTCCGAGGTGCCTCCGTCTCTTTCGGCAGCAGACGGGGATCGCCCTCCCGGCGGATCTCGACGCGGTTGCGGCCGCCGATTGGATCGACGAGCACTGTCCCTATGAATGGATGAAGTGGAAAAAGCGGCAGATCACCTCCTTTGCAGAGGAGGTCCGCGGCATCCTGGAAAGGGCCGATGCGCAAGACACCGTGAAATTAGGCGTCTTTCTGATTCCCTGGACCAAGGGGGAATATGGGAACGCCGTCTCGTACATTCTGGCCCAGGACGCCGGGGAACTCTCGGCCATCGCCGATATCGTCTCCCCCATGCTCTATCATCGGATCTCCGGCCGGCCCGTGTCCTGGGTGGGAGAGGCGACGGACTATTTCCGGGAGGCCGCAGGTTGCTCCGTGTGGCCCATTGTCCAGGCGGGGGGCTGCGATCCCCGAGAGTTCAGTTCGGTCCTCGATACGGCGACTCGGGAGGGCGGCGCGGAAGCGGTCCTCGTCTTCGCGCTTCAGGACATGACGTCCGGGCTGTGGGAGGCTCTCGGCTCTTTTCAGGGGGCCGCCAACCTGATCACGAACCCCGGGTTCGGGATGGCTTCGGATGGGAGCGGACCCGTCGAGTGGCGGCGCGGCGCGCCGGCCGGAGAAACCCGTTCGAAGAGCAGCCTTGCGGTATCGCCTGCGGACCGGATCGACGTCACAGGCTGGGAGCCCCTTGCGCGCCATCGCTCCCTGTGTTTGGGCATTTCTGCCGGCACCGACCGGGGGGGTGTGTGGTCGAGCCCCCTTCCGAGCTGTACCCCCGGGGAGACGTTTCTGTTCGAGTCGCTTCTCTACCGCCATAGCATGGAGAACGGCGTGTACCCCCGGTTCACGTTTTGGGGCGAGGAGCATCTCGTAAACGTCCATATGCAGGTAAGGCGTTTTCAACCCGTCAGGCTGCACGTCACCTGCCCGGAAGAGCCGGCATCGGATCTCTTCGAGTTCGTGAACCACCATCCCGGGCATACCTTCTGGATGAGCGAACCGCGCCTGGTTCGGATGGCGGATCTCAGAGATGAAAATGCGCCGAAGCCGGCCGCCTCCTTTTTTGAGGAGGGTTTCTACCCGATCGGCGTCTACGGCGCCGAACCCGATGCGCTGGAGACCGTGAAGGCAGCCGGCTTCAACACGGTCATCACGGACGGCAGCAAAGAGACGATTGAAAAATGCCACGAACTGGGCTTGAAGTATGTGGTATCGGTTCCCAAGGATCCGGACCGCCTGACGCCGTTCCTGGACGAGTTGGCGAAGACCGTGCGCAGCGATGATTTGGCCTTTTATGTGAATGACGAACCTGGCATCCACGCGTTTCCTCGCGGCCGGGCACAGGACATCCAGCGTTTGATCAAAGCGAGGTTCCCGGATGCGGCTACCTGCATGGCGGTGGTCAGGCCCCAGGTTTGCCGCGATTATCTGGATGCCGCCGACTTCTTTCTCCTCGACCAGTATCCCGTTCCCCACATGCCCATGACCTGGCTTTCGGATTCCATGGACCGGGCGGCACGGGATGTCGGGCGGAGCCGTATGGCGGCGGTCGTCCAGGCCTTTGGCGGCAGGAAGTGGTCCGGTTGGGGATGGCCGCGTATGCCCCAATGGCATGAGATGGACTGCCTGGCCTTTCTTTCCGTGGTTCACGGGGCCAGGGGGGTCTTCTTTTTCTCGTTCTCCGAGGCCGGTGCGACGCAGGAGGGCGTAGAATCCCTGAAAAAGGTGACCGACAGGCTGCACCTTCTCCAGCCGTGGCTCAGCGTGGAGAACCTTCCCGATGCACCCGAGGTGAGCATGGTGTCCTCGTACCGCGTAGACCCCGGGGGGCGGCCCGCCATCCGGTGCTGCCTGCGCAGGACGGGGCAGGAGTGCCTGGTGATCGCCGTCAACACGATCGGCACCTTTGTCGAGGGGATGATCGCCGTCGAAGGCCCTCGGCCGACGCTCTACAGGGAGGTTTTTTCGGGCGAGGATCATGCCGCGCAGGAGGGAAGGCTCCGTGCGCGGCTCGGGCCCTACGAGGTCAAAGCCTTTTCCTTCGAATCCGGCACGAGTTGAAGAGCATGGAGAGATCCGCCTTCGCTCTCTACATGGCCGTACTGGTGATCGGCCCGCTCCTCTTCGGGGCGATCCACACCTACGCCTACACCTTCATGAGCCTCGGGGTGCTCGCAGCGACGCTCCTCCTGATCGTGAAAAACGTCGGCCGAACCGCCGGGAGCGGAAGGTGGACCTTCCAATGCCCCCGAACGGGCCTCTACGTCTTCTTTTTCATGATGACCGCTTTCCTGGTCTTTCAGACCATCCCGTTGCCCGACTCGATGACGTCGATCTTGTCGCCGGAAGCGCACCAAATTGCGGAGGCTGCCATTCCGGCGCCTCTTGTCGTCGACGGAGCGGCCGGCTCAGGTTTCCGCTCGGCGCTGGCCCCGTATATTTACCCTGTCCG
The DNA window shown above is from Desulfatiglans anilini DSM 4660 and carries:
- a CDS encoding glycosyltransferase family 4 protein, whose product is MTTITVIFLIALTLALVNTPLVAKVGLRLGIVDPPGERKIHRRPVPRIGGAAIFLSFWGSFLPVLSPWVREKTNVLQLIASEPALFAIALGSAIAFGLGLWDDKRGLGPWKKFGVQILAGAIAYFGGVQIQGVSVPGVGTFHLGWVALPVTVFWILLVMNAINLIDGLDGLAAGVSFFACMVLVALSVIGHHLLVAALMAALAGAILGFLRYNFNPAKIFMGDGGSYFLGYMIATSSIIGSIKGQAAVTLLIPVIAMGVPLLDTMWATVRRFLMGKAIFQADREHFHHRLLRLGYSHRKAVLLLYGASIMFGILALALVNLQDERAALILGAIAVVVILGIRRLGYMNYLKGKRLMAWIRELGDAAGLSHERRSFLYEQIQISEASDLEELWRRTAHALGMLEIDLAALYLNGNKNGNKKGGGKKEGRPFEMRAPQGAGCLMFGPGNMDRRLTAALHASVCSRIDPPDFVWSRTPLSDIRQRYQLRLELALIGEESENLGTLVLLKNGGSGATSHYTLKRVEHLRRNVIGTLENILGKEGVRMNGNVPLLGYKARSEHV